The DNA region gagaaagtGACACTGTTGAGTTATGATTGACAGCTGGTGTGTTGATAATCCGTTACTTACTGTAAATCCAAGAAATATGGAGGATTTTAAAGTAAGTGAAAGTAGTAGGAATGACTCATCACAAACCTCAGAAAACCCTTAGTGTTAATTGACGACTGTCAACAACTTATTATCTGATTTGTTCCTTTACTTGATCCATTTTGAGAGTCTTGAATTCATACATGGCCCAAAGAATGTCAAACCCCGAACATAACCGCCAACAACAGTAGGCAAGTTGAGAGGGAACGAGTGGGTAACCCCTGGTAACATGACCAAAACACGGTGCGGTGGTGGTCCGACCTGCAACCCAGATGTGGTTGTTGAACAGTGTTATTCTGTTATAAAACCCTGCACTCCACTTAGGATTGTTTTCCCACAGAATCTTGCAACAGGTTTTGGCATAGAGTTGCAACTATTCCGCCTGAAGAGCATTAGTGCGGCTGCAGCCTGACTCACAATCTAATTAATCCAAATGTAATCCAGTTGTTTGAGTGCAGACACCATTTTCACTTATTCCCAAACTCTTGGCACAAAGTTTAAAGCTTTacataatgttaatgttacataATGTATCAGAGGGAGGGAAACTGTGGTTTATGGTGATaaaaagtggcaaaaaaaatgtgGAATGATTTCGATTTTTCTGCCTTTGACACACAAAACTTCCATCTTTGATCATTTACTTTAGTCGTGGGAACTCTCGCTTTGACTGAGAATTGTACTCAGCAGTGAAGGAGAATAAAATCAGCTGTTAACTCTGGTCAAACACTGATTTAGGGTTTCACATAGAACTCAAAATGAAGACAGAAAAAATGCATCAGCAGTTGACCATGCACAGAAAGACACAATCTCCTTTATCTTTCTACCTCCGTCCACACTTCCACTGTATCTTTTTGATCAGTACATCCAAAAACAGACATCCAGCTGTGATGAATGTTTTTTAGCCAAGCAGCAGCTTTATTGTATTTCCTCAAACACAATACAGACATTTCCAGTTTCATCTCTTATATTGTTGTAAATTTTACAGTGTGGggcattttgctttttttgctaAACACCCTTACaccagatttttattttaacaatgaaaaaaaatatcaaaactaTAGAAAATGCTGCATGATAAtatactatttatttattttaattaaacctTGCTCTTATTTAATCCCACAACAGGTGTCTTCAAAGCACATATTTGAAGATTTACAAGAATCTGAACAGATGTCTTATTACAGAGTACACTTACAGAGTTTATAAGTCTCTAACACAATGAAGGCACAACATGTAGATTACCAgcactgatgtcttgtttgtgtttttgtggtgaaaaGATATTATTACCTCACCAGATAGAAATGACATAGAGCCATATGTGtgcaaaacaaatgtaaagAATGGATTTATTTCTGCAAAATAAAAGATTTTCAACTACTGGATTGTTGTAATTTTAGGGTGCAGTGACTGTCTGGGAAAAACAGATTCCAAAATGAGCCCTGAAGCTTTATACGGTAATGCTGTGCAGATGTCACACAGGGTGTGGTAGTGTTTACCACGTTcattatcttagcttagcatgttaGCGTGCCAACTTTGGCAAAACAGAAGTACAGAAATTTTGACTTGATGATGTAtgatatgaagaggcccagacAGTGGATATATTTGGAGGTGATCTCCGTTTATTCCTGACaactctgacagcaagaggtaaaaacaaaatcctccgtcaaTTATAACCATATAACACGAGcccctctcccatggagtacaacagcaaaaggggagaggacAGGCGGGAGACACTCCTATATAGGTGAGTTTCCCCAAAGTTGAATGCAGaggtacagaaactgagtatcaaacACTCCACATATTGACTATGGAGGCCTGAGCATGTCAGGTAGaattataatacttaatattacaaacgtacatttgactttgttacacatattactgctgtataattgaccctgttacatATGAAGGTCTGAACCGAACtgtgtgtgaatctgtgtgtagatgtgAGATATTTGACAGGATAAATGGAAAACTGTGTCCTGCTGGTGGTGTTAGATGAAAGGtactttaatttcattgtttggGCACCAtttctgtaccaaatttcaatagttgagatatttaatgtggaccaaagtggtggaccaaacAAACCAACCCTGCTGCAATCATGGATAAAAACATATCTGAGCTATTGTACTTTATTCTTAGTATTTTGGGAATACTCTTACATGAAGTTGGAGCGGTTCTTCTCTTGAATGTTTGGAAAAAGGGGGGGTTTGATTAAGTCATTGATTTGTCTGTATCAGACAAGAAACACAGTGGACACAATGAATCAATACAGAGGCAAATCCTGTATGTTGACCATCAGACTAATTCCTCCTCAGCCGCCTGTTAAACAGCTTATAGTGCGTATTCCACAGGTTAGGGGAGGATATCCCGATGATGCAGCATCCAAGCCTGCGGCCTGCATTCCCATGCAGCAGGCTCCCTGCGTCTCCACCACGCCCCAAGTCGTCCACCTTCTCATGGATCACCACTGCTCTCCCAATCACAGACAGCCCTCTGAACAGCGTTGCCTCGGACTCTATCATCGTATTGATTTTTCCTTCCTGGGGCTCAAAGTTACCAAAGTCTCCAGGGTGGTTGGGGTGGTTCACACCATGTGGATTGTAGTGGCCGCCAGTGGAGTCACACCCCCGGCTCAGGTCTCCGTACTGATGGATGTGCACCGCCCTGGGCTCTGGATCACTGTCTGTGGGGAAGCCATTGATGCGAATGAGGACTCTGAGTTTTTCCCGAGGATATTCCTGTTTGAACAGCACCTGGCCGTACACTTTGGGCAGACCGTCAGGTAGTGTGGTGCTGGGTCTCATTTTGCAGGCTGCATACAGGGTGCCATTGTACTGATAGACCTCTGGTGGAGCTTCACTGTCAGCTGAGGCACATTGTTGACAGAAAGCCAGCAGAGCCAACAGCGCTGCTACCATCATGCCTGTTGACCTGAAAGATATTAAAATTATTAGGGAAGTGCGTCATATTTACACAATCATCATATGGTTTGCATGAAAATATCAAATACATGGAAGCTGTGCTGGATCCTTTGAATACAAGTAGTaacagcactttataaacataCTTTATTCcaggtaaaagtcctgcatagGTTAACACAGGCGTCAGAAAAAGTATTTAAGTACTcctttttttagttttacatCATGGGACTGTTGTAACTAATTAATTAAGAGGTGGTTTAAGATGCTCAAATTCAACATCATCATGTGTTTTATACATAAAATTCCTATTATACAAAGTACTTACAGttgtgaaaaataataatagagtaaaaagtacaatattttaatattttaaagtaGCAAAAAGGAGAATTATTCAGTTTAAGCAGGCTAAAGACATGCATGAAGTGTGCACTCTGGCACACTAAAATATCCACTAAATTGTAGTTTAGTTAAAGTAAAAAGCAGACTAAAGTTAGGAGCCATTTCCTCAAAAATTCCACAGTACTTGACTGTTAGTTTTCAGCTCTACTTGTAATGCTGTTGTTACAAAGGGTGATGTGTTGCAGATCAGATCCCTTTACCACATTGACCTATTTAACACAAATGCACTCAACATTAATTGCACATAATATTTACTCTGTAAAAGAATAATAAGCTATATGAATGGTACAAGCTGTTCCTCTCACTGGACACATATAATGTCGCAGTATGTTGCTCTGCAGCTCAAGTTAATTAACACAGACTTGAGACACAGCTACATGAGAAAGTCCACCTACCCGTGCAGACGCATCATGCTCaccataaacaaacaacaataaagccCTCGTTGTTGTTGATGTGCAGCTCAGTGCTGATGGTGAAGACGTGTCAACATGCAAAATGTTTCATAAAGTGTTGTATAAGCGCGTCAGGAGGCGTTGTTTGCTGAGGGTGGAGCAAAGCTCTGCgcttttttttcacattaagACGCATTCAGGCTGGTGTTAGGCAAGTTTTCATTGTTTGCTCCAGGCGTGCAGCTGATCCTGATTTAATCATCTGGTTATGAAATAtgcctgaaaatgaaaaatgaagcatGCAGTTATCGTGCTGAGAATTATGCCTTTACTTGGGACGGAAATTCTTcatccttaaagggacagttcacccccaaatcaaaaatacatatttctcctcttaacTGTAGTGGTTATTATTGCTCTGaattgttttgctgtgagctgcagagtgttggagatatcagctgtagagatgtctgccttctctggaatataatgaaactgaatggcactcagcttgtggtgctcaaagtgccaaaaatacatttgaaaaactcaacaatgtctctttccaaaaatcatggtcaggttactcaagataatccacagaccttgttgtgtgcagattcatgtaggaactatttttttctaATGAGCAACAGCAGGCACgacattttttatgtaaatattgTAGTTGTTTGGTTTATTGGAATAGTTTCCcttagattttcttttttccttttaagcAATTCAGTAATTTCAAGGTAAAACAGACCCCACACAGTAGTTTCCTTGACATCTTGAGATTGGAGGCAATGCGGTGAATGTTTAATATATCATTATATACATGTGCAACCTTTCAGAAATGTCACTTTGGTGAGTGTGGGAATGATAAACGACTGTGCAACTCTTCCTTCCCATAGTAGGCCTATTATATCTGTTTTGTCATGGTCCTGTACAGCTTTACTTCTTCAAGATAGTGCTGAAACAGTCAGTCAAGTGAAAAATTAACTGGAAATCATTTTCATAGCTGACTCATTCATTGGGTAAAAACACCCCCAAATTTTTGGTCTGAGATTTCTAAAGAAAAttggatttgctgcttttcatcTTATGCTTTATtggatatattatatataactGGACTGTGGGTCTAACACAAGTTAAAGACATCACCTCTGAAATTTGTGTTGGACTTTTTTCACTactttgtgacattttattaacaaaaaaaatcagcaaattGACTGATGATTAGTTGTTTCTGCTCTTATCATGTGTGAAGAAACAACCAAAGCAGCTCCGTACAAATTGTGCATGAAATGAAACGTTAACATGATGGAACTGCTTTGAAAATGAGCTTgcttgattcattcattcattcattcattcattcatattagCACAAAACTGACATAATGAAGGTCTTCAAACCACATTTTGACAAACCATTTTCAGGACATTACTGGTTTTATGTTATATTTAGGGCCCCATCACCGTAGTGAATATTGTGCTACAGTGATGCATACTCCTGTACATTTTCAATGAAATCATCACAAATAATTTGCCAGAAAAACTCCTCTCACTCTGCACCTTGCGGTCATCCAGCCCTGCAGTGTGTTATACTGCCACTACATACTCCaaaccagcaggtggcggtaaTGTGATCCGCACCGCCGCTGTAAAATTaatgaaaagaagaaaacacgAGCACAGGAATCTGGAGTTATTACCCGGTAGAATTGCGTCCGCGTTAATAGATTCAATATAAGCTATATTATCTCCTAAAGATGTCCAAAAGACATCGCTTGGACTTGGGTGATGACTACTCCTCTAGTAAGAAGAGGTCTGAAGGGTAAGTGGAGCTCCAAAGTTAACATGTCTGCTTTAACCAGTTAGGtgctagctagctgttagccGATGCTAGTTATTTGGCTAATAGCCACCATGGATGAAGAACCGAGACAATATAACCTCAGCCGTTAACGTTGTAGCTCTGGTCTTAGCCACAGTTTAACGGCACCTGAGTGTCCATCTGATACAGGGTTATAAATGTATGTCGTTTAGCTGTATTGTGTTATTGACTTAATTTAGGTTAGCTAGTGAGGACGGCTTTAGCTAACAAACGTTACCTTTACGATTGAGGCACGTGTATGTGTGGCTAACGTTCACTTAGCGAGTTGCTAACAACcatagctagctaactttaAATGACTAACCCTAGCTAAAAATACTGAAAGATTGAGATTTGGTTCTTGGTATAACATTAGTGCTCGACTATTAATAACGATAACGTTAAGAGCCCCAAATAAACCGTAatgttactgttactgcatGCGTGCTAACCGGCTCTTATTATCTTCTATTAACTCACTTCGTTTATTTGCCAGTTTCGTTAGGTAGCGTTACACATAGCTAAAACTATTACTGTCTAATAAAACAGCCCTGAAATGAAAACTGCTTTCATATTATCCTGTTCACTTTTagataaaattattattaaataggGGTTCATTCAGTCTTATTTTGGAGGGTAACGTTAAGTTGGGATCCGTTTAAATATATTGCATTTTATCGAGGTATGAGTGTAATTTTTTTGTCCAGCCTTGCCCTAAAGTTGGTCATATATTGCATAACACCTCTAAAATGATTGTCAAAAGTCAACAGTAAAATATGCCAGTATATCCCAgtcttgatttttttaattgagaTCATATTTTGTAGGAAACAACTTGAGGgttgaataaaaaaatgtaatattaagTGCTGTGCAAACTGTCAGTTATCATTATCAGTACATGCCCAATAATCCATTATCTTGAATTCTACTTTATAGATAAGGTCAGGTTAATACATAGTGTTATGTCTGATAGGACTCACCATAATTACTAGTTTTAGACTTGCAAATAGTGTTCAGGTCAACATCCATCATTATTCATACATCCATAGGGAGTTGTCTGATGTGAACGCTTGCAAGTTGCAAACATGGCTAAGTTCTCTTTTTCTGCTATTCACCCCACGTGATATGAGCCTGgctaaacaaatatttatcctTTGTGATTTTGACAGTAGTAAAAGCAGAAATCACAACGCAGCTTCACAATAATTTCCTTCACATTGGAAATATTTCTAACAATGCCCTGCCTTGTTGTTGACAGGAGAGACAGGGACCGGGACAGAGACCGCGAGGATCGCTCCAGGGACAGGGACCGAGATAGGGACcgggacagggacagagaccgGGATAGAGACTCGAAGCCTCCTAGTGTCCCGTCTAACAGCACGGCACCTGTACCATGCCTGGCGCCCATCAAGCAGATGGCTATGCAACAGCAGATCAACCCATTCACCAATCTGCCGCACACGCCGCGCTTCTACGAGATCCTGAAGAAGAGGTTACAGCTTCCGGTGTGGGAGTACAAGGAGAGCTTCAGCGATATCATCACACGTCATCAGAGCTTTGTCCTTGTTGGTGAAACTGGTTCTGGGAAGACAACACAGGTCtgtaatgtaattaattagaCATTATCTTATAAGTCAGACACTAAAAGCTTGTGTAATGAGTGGTGAAAGCTTTTGAAGTACCAGCATATCCAGtataatgtcacagtgttgCCCAAAAGTGATTTTTATCAGATGATTTTAACTGAAAATATTGCAACTTGTGCTTCAATCTCCAGATCCCACAGTGGTGTGTGGACATGGTGAGAGGTTTGCCTGGTCCTAAGCGGGCAGTAGCCTGTACTCAGCCCAGGAGAGTGGCAGCTATGAGCGTAGCTCAAAGGGTGGCAGACGAAATGGACGTCATGCTTGGACAGGAAGTCGGCTACTCCATTCGATTTGAGGACTGCAGCTCTGCTAAAACAATTCTCAAGTAAGTGATTGAGGTCTGCTAATGCACTATAATTTAATTTCAGAGGCACAATGCAACcagtcttgtttgttttaatccAGAC from Epinephelus fuscoguttatus linkage group LG3, E.fuscoguttatus.final_Chr_v1 includes:
- the LOC125885799 gene encoding extracellular superoxide dismutase [Cu-Zn]-like, which gives rise to MVSMMRLHGSTGMMVAALLALLAFCQQCASADSEAPPEVYQYNGTLYAACKMRPSTTLPDGLPKVYGQVLFKQEYPREKLRVLIRINGFPTDSDPEPRAVHIHQYGDLSRGCDSTGGHYNPHGVNHPNHPGDFGNFEPQEGKINTMIESEATLFRGLSVIGRAVVIHEKVDDLGRGGDAGSLLHGNAGRRLGCCIIGISSPNLWNTHYKLFNRRLRRN